The following nucleotide sequence is from Eremothecium cymbalariae DBVPG#7215 chromosome 6, complete sequence.
TCTAATCAACTGTTCTGCTCTGCTACTGTATCGCCCCTAGGTTTTCTCCCggttttcatattttttgaaagttCGTTCTTCGCTGTATTCGAACTATAATGAAGATAGTTAAGTAATGCTGCATAAAGAGTAGCTGGACAAGCTAAATAGCTTGAGATAGATTATGAACTCCTCTCAGGTGGCCCCTATACCGCAGATCAAGGACCTTGAATTGGGGGAGACTATTGGTCAAGGTGCGTTTGCATTTGTGAAGACGGCGTCGTTAAAGATGGATCCACGAACAATCGTGGCGGTGAAGTTTATCCATTTGCCTACTTCAAGGTCACATGGGATGtcagatgatgatatcatGAAGGAGGTGCTGATACATTCGAAGTGTTCGCATCATCGTAATGTGTTAAGAGTTATTGATTGCAATATTGCGAAGGAGTATCTTTGGATAGCTATGGAGATGGCAGATGGAGGCGATCTTTTTGATAAGATCGAGCCTAATATGGGAGTGGATTCTGAGGTGGCGCAGTTCTATTACCAGCAGCTTGTACGGGCTATTTCTTATCTGCATGAAGAGTGTAGTGTGGCCCATCGGGATATAAAACCTGAGAATATCTTACTGGATAGAGATGGGAACTTAAAGCTGGCTGATTTCGGTCTAGCAACGCAGTTCAAAAGGAAGGACGGGACAAAAAGGGTAGCCAGGGATCAAAGGGGTAGTCCGCCGTATATGGCGCCTGAGATTATATATTCGAATGGATACTTCGCTGACCTCACAGACATCTGGTCAATTGGTATATTGACTTTTGTGCTGCTGACTGGCGAGACGCCATGGAATGTCCCTAGTGAAGAAGATTCTTATTATGATGAGTTTTTGGCCGGTGGGGGTAATTTGAATCATGGTCCCTGGATAAAGATTAACCTTGTTGAGCTAAGTCTACTACGTAAGATTTTGCAGCCAAATCCAACTAAGAGAGCTACATTGCTTCAGTTGCGACAGCATCCGTGGTTTAAAACGCAGGTCAGGTTTTCTGACGTCAATGGTATGTGTAATGACCCACAATTGCTTGCCAGAAAACTGCTATCTAACCTGAAAGTTTCCTTGtcagatgatgaatatgCTAAGTCAACACAGGATCCACTGTttccaaatcaaaaacGCATCATTATGGCTACTCAACCTGTAGAAAATGAGCTGGCTCATTTAGTTCATGATTCGGTTCATGCGAATGGAACTGTGTTCTCACAACATCACGGTTCAGGATTATCAGCATGCAATGATCTGCTCATGTCACAGTTTACACCCGATGTTAGTAAAGGGTTGGCGATATTGCAATTTCAGGTTAACGTTGACTCAAAAGTGTCTCATAATTTTAATCCGAATAAGTTCACAAAGTTCTTTTCTAGTGAAGACATTGCAACAATCCTAAAGCAAATAGAATTTGCATTGCGACAAGTCGGGATCCCAGTAAAGTCCGATCTTTACAAGAGTTTCAGAGAACTGGAGAAAGTAATGGACCCTAAAAGTGTTTTTCCAGTTAGCATTGACATCAAGACTCGAGATCGTAAAGGTTGGGTGCTATCCGGATCTGTTTGTATATTGGAAGTCGATGATACGCTGAAAGTTATAGggtttgaaagaaaaacagGTGACCCGTTAGAATGGAGAAGCCTATTTAAGAAAATTACAATATTATGCCGGGATATCGTTTGCACTGAATAAACCTGTTTTATATCCAATTAATGTTCCTTAACGTACCGGTTAGTTATTGTAACATGATAAACCTATATATCTAACTATATGGTAGAGTCTTCAATCTAATCTTAGACTTGATCATGAACAGTATTGATATATTACAAGAGTTAACCAAAATGAACTAATCtttgtatatatttaaagacCTTCTAGTTTCACAATAAATGCTAAAAGTTCTCTTCGAAGAAAactcttttcttcttctgccaTATCTTTGATGTCATTGTAGTCTATGCCTTTTAATCTGGATACAACTCTGCGAACCTTCTTCGATGGTAACTTAGCCTTCGAAGATTTGTCAGAGAACGGAGAGGGATCTCTAGATATTTCTTCACTTTCACAAACTGGTTCGTGCGGTCGTTTTGAGGGACCAGAAGGTTCCAAAACAGTGTTTGGCTGCTGTGTTAAAGCCCGGTGGTTAGTTGGGTTGTTATCTAAATGTGGATAATATGCACGGTTGCTCTTGAAGATTGGTATTCTCAGTGGAGCTACAATTGAGACATCTACACCAACAGGTTCCAATTCTTTGTTCTTACTATCTcctttttctgttttattttgtCGATCATCAGAATCATATCGAACTTTAACGTATGAATCAACGGAAATGTTATCAAAGGACTTATCAAAAGAGGATTCAATACGGacaccatcatcatcgtgATATGGAAGTGACGAACCTGATTCATTATCATACTCGCTTTTGAGCTTTATAGGTGTCCCCTGGTTTATTACTGCAGCAGGATCAACCTCTAAATCCATCAATAGgcatttttcttcttcttcagctaGGGTTTCATTACCTACGTTATTTTCTTTATGATTAACACGTCTTGGGCATTCAACAGTTGGCGGCTCAACTTTATTTGGCACTTCTTCGACTGATTGTAGGTCTTCTGTGGCTTTTTTTAAGGTAACATTATCTCCATTGTCTGAACATTGTACTACATGGGCTCCTTGTTCCTGTAAATTTAATGCATCCGAACCTTCTTGAATAGTTGCTGAGAGATGTGCTGTAGGATAGTCATTCTGATTCCCTGAACGATCTTCAGATATTGGAGATTCTAGGTTGTTTTCATTAATGCTCACTTTTTTTCCGGCTAAAGATTCTTCCTCTTGTGCATGTTCACTGGACACagaattttgtttttctgtGTCAATAAGGCTAGCAGCTTCTATCAATGGAAGTTTGGTCAGGTTATTTTTATCATCGGTTActccatcttcttcagatatCTGGGCAATGTCGCTTTCCTCTTCCTCAGCAAGCATAAAGTCATCCAATGATTCCTCTTCGGTCTCGTTATCATCCAGTTCAGATGGTGACATACTATATAAATCAGTTTGACCACAACCATCGGGCATCTTATTTGTATCACGTACAAGAGAAGAGGttttttgatcttcttcctctgaAATCGAATCTAATTTTTCCAAGCGATGTTGAGCAATGGCTCCAGCAAAACCAGAACCATTGTAAGACTCGGCAAGTCCGGAATTCTTATGTGAAATATCAATTGGAATCGTTTGAATGTTATGCTTCTTCACTATTTGTATAGTGCCCTTTCCAGGAGAAATAAATCTAAACATGGTAGGTTTTTTTTGGGTGTAGTTGCAGTGCCTTCTTTCCACCTGCGAATTTGGGTCACCAATGAACTGAATCCTTTAATTGTGAATTGGGGGTGAAGAACAATACGAGCAAGAAGCTGGAATGAGTATTCTCTACCGTCTAATGGAATTAATTGGTTGATTAATGTCATCACATTCaacataatattttttggttgCGTTATAATATGATTTACCAAAACTGGAAATACTTCCAGAGCATCCCTCCTATCCTGGTCAGTAAACAGATCTCTTGGATCAAAGATAAACTTAATTAATTCCACATAATGATCGGAAAATAATTGGAACTTATTTGCTCCAACTAAACCACGGATTAACTGTAAACACAATGTTGGCTTTTTTGCTTCGAAGTATTCCTTGATAATAGAACtaaaaatttcatttgAACCGTCATATTTGCTGAGTATTGTCACGGCAGTTAGGACGTCGAGATATTTTACAATCTCCTTCTCCTTACTTCTAATCATATGATAAATGGAATCAAAGCTATTGTTTTTCATAAATATAGGAATTAGCTTACCAAATAAGTCCCAGTTCTCTTCTTCATATGCTAAGTTCAAGAGATCTGTAACAAGTACATTAACATCTATAAGGATACTTCCTGGATCCTTGGTGACGAGTGGTTCAATGTTTCCGAAAGATCCGCAAATTATGGAGACCATTTTAGAGTTGATGGCATGTTCCAACAATTTGTACTGGCTATCTATATCTAGCGTCGGTaatctttgaaagagaACTACAGTCGCGTTGTCTGTTAAAATGCTACCCAaattatcatcttcaaataatgtCAAGGAGGTGAGGAACGTTACATGGCAATCAATGAGATCCCTGACTAAATCGGTATAATTTGAGAGTAAAAGTAATCCGCAGAGTTCTATAAATAAGTCaggattttcaaaaagatgTGGTTTTAGCACATTCAATAGCTCTCCATTCATTCTACCTTCAGAAAATTTCTGTGTATACCTTTTTACAAAGTATACAAGTTCTCTTCTATTCCATTCTAAGAAGCATAACTTATTAAGGACTTGAAATTTATCACGACCAGTATTAGTGCAGAAATCTAAAACATTTTCAATCCCATCTGGAGTGGgaactttattaataattttcaaaaatgatTCCAGGACATTTGGTTGAATTGACGCTGACAATAATTTGGATCCTGCAAAATTTCCGGCATATATGTCAATTGACTTATTATCTAGCCCTAGAAATTGCTCCACCACATACACATCGGGCACAATGTTCTTAGTTAAATCTAAGGTTAACTTTAACCAGCGTAATTGCTCAAACTCGGACATTTCGGACACGGTTGTAAGTTTATAGAATGGTGTGGAAGAGTTAATCTGTTCGAAAAGCAAAGACCCAAAAGATTGGAATAAAGCAcgaagttgtttttgaGTTATTTCTTCAGTTGTTTCAAGATTATTCTCTTTTCCAATGTACATATTGAGGTATCTTTTTGCAAATTTGGTACAGGTAATGCAGTGCTCAAGAGTAGATAAGGATTCAGGGATTTTTGTAAACATTTCCAGTATTATTATACCAATAACATCCAAATCAACATGTTTATAGCCCATAATATCAACAATTAAGTTCATGATATCGCTCCAATGAGTgttaatgatattaaaagGAAGGGGCACAATGTCTGAAACACTAATTCCGGTAGAAACTAGCACCCTCATAGGGTTAAAAGGCTTTCTAGAATATTTTGTCGTTTCCTCGCCTTTTCCCATGAACTTTAGAAAAATATCCTGAATGCGTTTTATTAAAATGGGTGAGTCTTGTTGGGGAATAAAGTCTTTGAACAATGGGGATATGGCATGTCGATAGAGGTAGTGAAATTTagtagaagaagaactgtcacaaaatatcatatataaaatGTCACTGATTAGATAAAGAACACCTTCTCTGACATTTGGGTCGGTTCTATTAGCTTCAACCGCTCTTAACGGATCTAATAGAATTTTTGCCAACTCATTAGCACCTGAATCATCTAACTGCACGTTGGTCACAACCAAAAATATGATTATACGCCAAGTCTTGAGGGAAATTTTCTTGGCCTTTGAATTTGAGACACTAAAGCAAATCTTGTTCAAATTTAACCACAATTTACCTTCTTTAGTCAGTAACCGGGTTAATGAGGAAGGATTGCCATATAACAGCCCAATTATGGAAAGCCATAGGTCCATGGCTAACTTATAATCATTCTTTTTCAGTATAAGAGCTTCAATCTTATCACGTAGTAGCTGGCCAAGCGTACAGTTCTTAAATAAAGAAATCTCTTGGTCGGAGAGTTTGTCAATAAACTTACCAGGAATATAGTCTAATGTCATGTATTCATCTATGGAGATGTTAACGTATTTTTTAGGGTTAGTCAAACTAAATTTCAGAAGATCTAACAATATCGACACAGCGTTTACGATAACTTTGCTTGGATAGTAGTCTTTGTCAATGAGAATCCTACCAAATACCTCTCCTGGTAACCACAAGCTAATGGAATCTATCATAATGGTTGGATATTTCATTAAGAAATGTTTTAGAAGaatcaatttttcacaAATAAGGTTCGTACTGGGTATCTCCTTAGATTTGGCAAGAGCATAAATGAACTGCCTTATCTGCAGTTCTGATTGATAAAACTGGCCGTATCTTTCCTCCCTAAGAAGAGTCAACAATACATTTATCATAattttgtttgtattttcATGTTCTACACATTCAATTGATATATGGAACACATTCTGACATGTGGATCGAAGAGTGTGTTTCTTCTCTAAgcttttgatgattttgcaATTTGAAAATAGCGTAGTAAAAAAACGAACAATTTGCACATATAATCTCGAAGTAAAAGGGTCCTTCTTGATATTTCTTAATAGCGTCCTTTGAGAGTCTTGTAATTGGGTATAAGAGACCTGAACCAGAATATCAATATTGTCAATAATTATATTTGTCCTCCTGTTAACAATATCAGAAAATTCAGCGGACAAAACAGGTgagaaaatattattcaaagtTGCATATATTTCGAACTGCCTGTTAGAACCATATGGAGTCTTGAGGAAGTGAATTGCCCCTTCTACAACCCTCTTAAATTCCGCAAGGCTGCTGCAATCAATTAGTCCGTGAACTTCTCCGACAGCCCAATATTCTAAACTGAAAGGATCCACAGTAATGATAGCAGGCATTGATGGATTTAAAAACTGATGCAATGGCTGAAGTTGGCTGTTTGCCACACTTTCTGTAGCTGCAGTTTTTGTAGGAGAATTCTTAAGAATCGATTTAAAGGGAGGTTTGTTCCGAGAAGAAGCAGGTATTGGacttgatgaaattgacGGATGGGTTGGGGAAGACTCAATCTTATCTGAAAATGCTACAGACTTCTTCATAGGGGACGATGCATTGAACTCTAACTGTTCAGTTTCTAGCGGTTGACTTAATTGTAGGATCAATTTAGGATGCCCAAGTGTGTTCTGCGCGATCCCCTTATCTAACCTTTTTGGCGTAGGAGACCTTTGATAAACATTCTCATTAGGAATACTAGGTAGATTTAGTGGCATTAAAGAGAGCTGAGGTTTTTCAACAGTTTTCTTCTGATTGGATCTCTGATGGATATGCTTATCTAACATATCCAACGCCTTAATTCGTCTGCCAGATGACTGAGGAGGCTTCCGGTTGGACCCCATTGGTACGTCTTGATCGATCAGTGGATCTCAAACCCTGCTCAACGTCTGTAACAAGGATCTTGTATCCTTTATTAGGGTCGTATTAGGATGCCTAAAATTTCAACGAGTAGATACAAGCAATGCCCGTAAATTAAACGCGTATAAATTTACAATTGTAGCAATTAAAACATCACATGACCAACTTCAAACTCATAAATGCCAATGAATTCTTAAAATAGCAAGTCCTGTTGATCACCACATCATTCCTTTATTTATGCGGTAATCCTCGGTTCCATCATTTTGTATACTTGTAGCTTTTGCACGCTATCACTTAATGTGGAGTCAATTCTTAACTATACCTCATCTCCACTATGAGAAATTTTACTTAGTGTCAATAAAACGTTACAAGAACGTATCGAAGGCCAAGGATGACAGCAGAATACGTATGTCAACTTAAATTAGTGCTACTAGGTGAATCTTCGGTTGGAAAA
It contains:
- the CHK1 gene encoding serine/threonine protein kinase CHK1 (similar to Ashbya gossypii AEL185C); translation: MNSSQVAPIPQIKDLELGETIGQGAFAFVKTASLKMDPRTIVAVKFIHLPTSRSHGMSDDDIMKEVLIHSKCSHHRNVLRVIDCNIAKEYLWIAMEMADGGDLFDKIEPNMGVDSEVAQFYYQQLVRAISYLHEECSVAHRDIKPENILLDRDGNLKLADFGLATQFKRKDGTKRVARDQRGSPPYMAPEIIYSNGYFADLTDIWSIGILTFVLLTGETPWNVPSEEDSYYDEFLAGGGNLNHGPWIKINLVELSLLRKILQPNPTKRATLLQLRQHPWFKTQVRFSDVNGMCNDPQLLARKLLSNLKVSLSDDEYAKSTQDPLFPNQKRIIMATQPVENELAHLVHDSVHANGTVFSQHHGSGLSACNDLLMSQFTPDVSKGLAILQFQVNVDSKVSHNFNPNKFTKFFSSEDIATILKQIEFALRQVGIPVKSDLYKSFRELEKVMDPKSVFPVSIDIKTRDRKGWVLSGSVCILEVDDTLKVIGFERKTGDPLEWRSLFKKITILCRDIVCTE